In Ruminiclostridium papyrosolvens DSM 2782, the following proteins share a genomic window:
- the aspS gene encoding aspartate--tRNA ligase yields MGESIHGLKRSHKCTELSSSNIGEKVTVMGWVQKQRNLGSLVFIDLRDRTGIVQLVFTDKDGEMFDKAKTIRSEFVIATVGTVAARSPEAVNKKMATGEIEIIASELRVLSTSETPPMYIEENSEVNEQTRLKYRFLDLRRPDMQRNLILRHRVAKVARDYYDENAFLEIETPILIKSTPEGARDYLVPSRVHPGKFFALPQSPQLYKQILMVSGYDRYFQIAKCFRDEDLRADRQPEFTQIDIEMSFVNVDDVLEVNEGFVKKAFKEALNIDVETPFLRMPYAEAMERFGSDKPDIRFGMELINMSDMVANCGFKVFTDAVAMGGSVRAINAKGCAKFSRKEIDALVEVVKTYKAKGMAWISISPENEIKSSFAKFMSEDEMKSILDRAQAEPGDLICFVADKNNVVFDALGQLRLEIARKLDILNPDEFKFLWVTEFPLFEYDEDEQRWAAKHHPFTSPMDEDLEYLDTDPGRVRAKAYDMVLNGVELGGGSIRIHIQELQAKMFKMLGFSEEDANRKFGFLLEAFKYGTPPHGGMAFGLDRLVMLMAKKNSIRDVIAFPKVQNASCLMSNAPDVVDEKQIEELHINISKE; encoded by the coding sequence ATGGGAGAATCAATACATGGCTTAAAGAGAAGTCATAAGTGTACAGAACTGAGCAGTTCAAATATCGGTGAGAAAGTAACGGTTATGGGCTGGGTTCAAAAACAAAGAAATCTGGGAAGCTTGGTTTTTATTGATTTAAGAGACAGAACAGGAATTGTACAGCTTGTTTTTACTGATAAAGACGGTGAAATGTTTGACAAGGCTAAGACAATCAGAAGTGAGTTCGTAATAGCAACCGTGGGTACTGTAGCGGCTCGTTCACCTGAGGCGGTAAACAAAAAAATGGCCACGGGAGAGATTGAGATAATTGCAAGTGAACTGAGAGTACTCAGCACTTCTGAAACACCACCTATGTATATAGAGGAAAATTCAGAAGTTAACGAGCAAACACGTCTTAAGTACAGATTTTTGGACTTGAGAAGACCTGATATGCAAAGGAATCTCATACTTAGACACAGAGTTGCAAAAGTGGCAAGAGACTATTATGATGAAAACGCATTTTTGGAAATTGAAACTCCTATATTAATAAAGAGTACACCGGAGGGTGCAAGAGATTATCTCGTGCCTAGCAGAGTTCATCCCGGAAAGTTCTTTGCATTGCCTCAGTCACCACAGCTGTATAAACAGATATTGATGGTGTCAGGTTATGACAGATATTTCCAGATTGCTAAATGTTTCAGAGATGAAGATTTGAGAGCTGACAGACAGCCTGAGTTCACTCAGATAGATATTGAGATGTCATTTGTAAATGTTGATGATGTTCTGGAGGTTAATGAAGGATTTGTAAAAAAGGCGTTTAAGGAAGCTTTGAATATAGATGTTGAAACTCCCTTTTTAAGAATGCCTTATGCTGAAGCTATGGAGAGGTTTGGTTCAGATAAGCCGGATATCCGTTTTGGCATGGAACTTATAAATATGTCAGACATGGTTGCAAATTGCGGTTTTAAGGTATTTACAGATGCAGTTGCCATGGGTGGAAGTGTTAGAGCAATAAATGCAAAGGGCTGTGCTAAATTCAGCAGAAAAGAAATAGATGCATTGGTAGAAGTGGTTAAGACTTACAAGGCAAAAGGAATGGCATGGATTTCCATTAGTCCGGAAAACGAGATAAAATCTTCATTTGCCAAATTTATGTCAGAGGACGAAATGAAGTCTATACTCGATAGAGCTCAAGCTGAGCCCGGAGATTTGATATGTTTTGTAGCTGATAAGAACAATGTGGTTTTTGATGCATTGGGACAGTTGAGACTTGAAATTGCAAGAAAGCTGGATATTCTCAATCCTGATGAATTCAAATTCCTATGGGTTACTGAATTCCCATTATTCGAATATGATGAGGATGAACAGAGATGGGCTGCGAAACACCATCCGTTTACAAGTCCTATGGATGAAGACCTTGAATACTTGGATACTGACCCGGGGAGAGTACGTGCGAAGGCTTATGACATGGTTTTAAACGGTGTTGAGCTTGGAGGAGGAAGTATCAGAATTCATATACAGGAGTTGCAGGCAAAGATGTTCAAAATGCTTGGTTTTTCAGAAGAGGATGCTAACAGGAAGTTTGGTTTCCTTTTAGAGGCATTTAAGTACGGTACTCCACCTCACGGCGGAATGGCATTTGGTCTTGACAGGCTTGTAATGCTTATGGCAAAGAAAAACAGTATCAGGGACGTAATAGCTTTTCCTAAGGTACAGAATGCATCCTGTCTTATGTCAAATGCACCGGATGTTGTTGATGAAAAACAGATTGAAGAGTTGCATATAAATATATCAAAAGAATAA
- the hisS gene encoding histidine--tRNA ligase has translation MAKEVITPSILPGFMELLPADQIVFNNMLDTIKKTYEKYGFIPLDTPMIEKSEVLLAKSGGETEKQVYRFNKGDNDLSLRFDLTVPLARYVSQHFGDLTFPFKRYHIGKVFRGEKPQKGRFREFYQCDIDIIGNENLSVINDAEILSVIYSTFKALGFDDFTIRINNRKVLNGFFEGLQVSDKTEVLRTIDKLEKIGNEAVLKELEAIGLSKENSQRVLDFVGTKGSCRDIIKHLREMNFQNEMFNEGIDELELVVNYIDSFKVPSANYTIDLTIARGLDYYTGTIYETVLNRYPSIGSVCSGGRYDNLAQKYTTKKLPGVGISIGLSRLFYQLREAGILGEMKRATPSEILVIPMNGTMGNALEIATKIRDEGVSAEIYFNEGKIGKKFSYADKLGIPYVIVVGEDEVKSGIFKLKDMATGEQADLSVEQIIEKLKAQDNI, from the coding sequence ATGGCAAAAGAAGTAATTACGCCTTCAATATTGCCGGGCTTTATGGAATTGTTACCGGCTGATCAGATTGTTTTTAACAATATGCTGGATACTATTAAAAAAACATATGAAAAGTACGGTTTTATACCTCTTGATACACCGATGATTGAGAAGTCGGAAGTTTTGCTGGCAAAAAGCGGCGGTGAAACAGAGAAGCAGGTATACAGGTTTAATAAGGGAGATAACGATTTATCCCTGAGGTTTGACCTTACGGTTCCCCTTGCCAGATACGTGTCACAGCATTTCGGTGATTTGACATTTCCCTTCAAGAGGTATCATATAGGCAAGGTTTTCAGGGGTGAGAAGCCACAAAAGGGCAGATTCAGAGAGTTTTATCAATGCGATATAGATATTATAGGAAATGAAAACCTCAGCGTAATTAATGATGCTGAAATATTAAGTGTTATTTATTCAACTTTTAAAGCACTTGGATTTGATGATTTTACTATCAGAATAAATAACAGGAAAGTACTTAACGGGTTTTTTGAGGGTCTTCAGGTATCGGACAAAACTGAAGTACTGAGAACCATAGATAAGCTTGAAAAAATAGGCAATGAAGCTGTACTAAAGGAGCTTGAAGCCATAGGACTTTCTAAGGAAAATTCACAAAGAGTTTTGGACTTTGTAGGAACCAAGGGCAGTTGCAGGGATATAATAAAACATCTCAGGGAAATGAATTTCCAGAATGAAATGTTTAATGAAGGTATAGATGAACTGGAATTAGTGGTTAACTACATAGATTCCTTCAAGGTTCCTTCAGCAAATTATACTATAGACCTTACTATTGCAAGGGGATTGGACTATTATACAGGCACGATATACGAAACTGTTCTAAACCGGTATCCGTCTATCGGCAGTGTATGTTCAGGAGGAAGGTATGATAATCTTGCTCAAAAGTATACAACAAAGAAATTACCGGGGGTAGGTATTTCCATAGGTCTTTCCAGACTGTTTTATCAGTTGAGGGAGGCAGGAATTCTTGGAGAAATGAAAAGAGCTACGCCTTCAGAGATACTTGTAATACCAATGAACGGAACAATGGGAAATGCTTTGGAAATAGCAACAAAAATAAGGGATGAAGGCGTGTCTGCTGAAATATACTTTAACGAAGGAAAAATAGGAAAGAAGTTTTCGTATGCCGATAAACTGGGTATACCTTATGTAATAGTTGTTGGTGAAGATGAGGTTAAATCGGGTATATTTAAATTAAAAGACATGGCAACAGGTGAACAGGCTGATTTGTCTGTTGAACAGATAATTGAAAAATTAAAAGCACAGGATAACATATAA
- the hemZ gene encoding coproporphyrinogen dehydrogenase HemZ, translating into MLIYNNKTKNFDYELEDVVKLFFAQNEIKKFNEPWDDCSGAFLFCFMSYEGGNDFFNISLKDKGFSEIISLNCTGVMESSDKLKVKEFKRSLKRKLFLLLTQYTGKIIPWGILTGIRPVKLVNELIDMKLTKEDIICALQKDYFVTENKSRLLYEVADNQRELFTESRENSISLYVGIPFCPTRCLYCSFSSSTISQYKKMVGVYVDTLLKEIRHTAQLMREKGLVVESIYIGGGTPTSLNERQLSRLLSGIEECIDMTYLREYTLEAGRPDTITIEKLKVIKNSRVSRISINPQTMNEKTLERIGRFHTPEDVVNAFKASRDMGFDNINMDLICGLPGEDVEMFGETLRKIKELNPDSLTVHTMAIKRASQLTKEIEKYSLKTQYVDSALMVDMARECSKEMSLNPYYLYRQKNILGNLENVGYSKIGMECLYNIQIMEERQTILACGAGAVTKVVFPMNRLERSFNVKSVEEYIGRIDEMLERKANILMEENNKY; encoded by the coding sequence ATGTTAATATACAACAACAAGACTAAAAATTTTGATTATGAACTTGAAGATGTAGTAAAATTATTTTTTGCTCAAAACGAAATAAAGAAATTCAATGAGCCTTGGGATGATTGTTCCGGGGCATTTCTTTTCTGTTTTATGTCTTATGAGGGCGGAAATGACTTCTTTAATATCAGCTTGAAGGACAAAGGATTTAGCGAGATTATAAGCCTTAACTGCACAGGTGTAATGGAATCTTCGGATAAGCTTAAAGTAAAAGAGTTTAAAAGAAGCCTAAAGAGAAAGCTGTTTTTATTGCTGACCCAATATACCGGCAAGATTATACCCTGGGGCATCCTTACAGGTATAAGGCCTGTAAAGCTGGTAAATGAGTTGATTGATATGAAGCTCACAAAGGAGGATATTATTTGTGCTTTACAAAAGGATTACTTTGTAACGGAGAATAAGTCAAGGCTTCTGTATGAAGTAGCAGATAATCAAAGAGAATTGTTTACAGAGTCAAGGGAAAATAGCATATCACTGTACGTTGGTATTCCTTTTTGTCCTACTCGTTGCTTATATTGCTCCTTTAGCTCAAGTACCATATCGCAATATAAGAAGATGGTGGGCGTTTATGTAGATACTTTATTAAAAGAAATAAGGCATACAGCGCAGCTTATGAGAGAAAAAGGCCTTGTCGTTGAAAGTATATATATTGGAGGGGGAACACCCACCTCGTTGAATGAACGGCAGCTGAGTCGTCTCCTAAGTGGGATTGAAGAGTGTATTGATATGACTTACCTTAGAGAATACACCCTTGAGGCCGGACGTCCGGATACCATAACTATTGAGAAGCTAAAGGTTATTAAAAACAGTCGTGTTTCACGAATCAGCATAAACCCTCAGACAATGAATGAAAAAACCCTTGAAAGAATAGGAAGATTTCATACCCCGGAAGATGTTGTTAATGCTTTTAAGGCTTCAAGGGATATGGGTTTTGACAATATAAATATGGATTTAATCTGTGGACTTCCCGGAGAGGACGTTGAAATGTTTGGTGAAACCCTAAGAAAAATAAAAGAGTTGAACCCGGACAGTTTGACAGTTCATACAATGGCCATAAAAAGAGCTTCACAGCTAACAAAGGAAATAGAAAAATACAGTCTAAAGACTCAGTATGTTGATTCTGCCTTAATGGTTGATATGGCTCGTGAATGCTCAAAAGAAATGAGTCTTAACCCGTATTATCTTTACAGGCAGAAAAATATTCTTGGCAATCTGGAAAATGTAGGATATAGTAAAATTGGTATGGAATGCTTATACAATATACAAATAATGGAAGAACGTCAGACAATACTGGCCTGTGGAGCAGGAGCGGTTACAAAGGTGGTTTTCCCTATGAACAGATTGGAAAGGTCATTTAATGTAAAAAGTGTTGAGGAATACATCGGTAGAATAGACGAAATGCTGGAGCGGAAAGCCAATATTCTTATGGAAGAAAATAATAAATATTGA
- a CDS encoding MBL fold metallo-hydrolase produces the protein MFVKPINGGLFDSVSYIVGNGNEAVLIDAGVPSDKVLAAQEELKTSIKKIILTHGHIDHITYVDDIAAKTNAKVYIHVDDEQAMSDARLNISAFTGSSATFECKYEVLRDGSSMKVGGLEFRVIHTPGHTAGSICIQVENLLFSGDTLFKYGYGRVDLPNGNFSDIYSSIVEKLFVLPGGIIVYPGHGVSTTIIDEIRDNPIKNAVQW, from the coding sequence ATGTTTGTAAAACCAATAAATGGAGGTTTATTTGACTCGGTATCCTATATAGTTGGAAATGGAAATGAAGCTGTTCTGATAGATGCAGGAGTTCCCTCTGACAAGGTGCTTGCTGCACAAGAAGAACTAAAAACCAGTATTAAAAAAATAATACTTACTCATGGACATATTGACCATATTACTTATGTTGACGATATAGCGGCTAAAACAAATGCCAAGGTATATATTCATGTCGACGATGAGCAGGCAATGTCAGATGCAAGACTAAATATTTCTGCTTTTACGGGAAGTTCGGCAACCTTTGAATGTAAGTACGAAGTTCTTAGGGACGGAAGCAGTATGAAAGTCGGAGGACTGGAATTTAGGGTAATTCATACTCCAGGACACACCGCCGGCTCTATCTGTATTCAGGTTGAAAATCTGCTATTCTCCGGAGATACATTATTTAAATACGGGTATGGAAGAGTTGATTTGCCAAACGGCAATTTTTCTGATATTTATAGTTCAATTGTCGAGAAGCTTTTTGTATTGCCCGGCGGAATTATAGTTTATCCCGGTCACGGTGTAAGTACTACCATTATTGATGAAATAAGAGACAATCCTATAAAAAATGCGGTTCAATGGTAA
- the dtd gene encoding D-aminoacyl-tRNA deacylase codes for MRAVVQRVKKSTVTVSEKLAGSIGQGLMVLLGVGKEDDHRDIEYLSEKILNLRIFEDEDGKMNKSLLDIGGQLLVVSQFTLFGDCRKGRRPGFDKAAKPEIAKELYEGFVCKCKEAGVVTETGIFQTDMLVDISNDGPVTLILDSKKEF; via the coding sequence ATGAGAGCAGTTGTTCAAAGAGTAAAAAAATCAACTGTTACTGTAAGCGAGAAGCTTGCAGGAAGCATTGGTCAGGGTCTTATGGTTCTTCTTGGAGTTGGTAAGGAAGATGACCACCGTGATATAGAATATCTATCAGAAAAAATACTGAATTTGCGTATTTTTGAGGATGAAGACGGTAAGATGAATAAGTCTCTGTTAGATATAGGGGGACAATTGCTGGTTGTATCACAATTTACACTTTTCGGAGATTGCAGGAAAGGCAGACGACCCGGTTTTGACAAAGCTGCCAAACCTGAGATTGCAAAAGAACTATATGAAGGTTTTGTATGCAAGTGTAAAGAAGCCGGTGTAGTTACCGAAACAGGAATTTTTCAGACTGACATGCTGGTAGATATAAGCAATGACGGTCCGGTTACACTTATATTGGACAGTAAAAAGGAATTTTGA
- a CDS encoding RelA/SpoT family protein codes for MIDSFSVLVEKVRKYDPGCSFEMLEKAYSVSKAAHMGQQRISGEPYIIHPVEVAIILAEIELDCTALVAALLHDTIEDTTCTYDQLKAQFGQEVAELVDGVTKLGKIPFTTKEEQQVENLRKMFLAMAKDIRVIMIKLADRLHNMRTLNYMTQDKQLEKARETLEIYAPLAHRLGISKIKWELEDICLRYLDPKGYYDLVEKINTKRKQREAYITIIIDTLREKTNELRIENAQIDGRPKHFYSIYRKMVKQNKTLDQIYDLFAFRIIVNSVKDCYAVLGLVHELYKPMPGRFKDYIAMPKPNMYQSLHTTLIGPEGQPFEVQIRTWDMHRVAEVGIAAHWKYKEGINNAKDSDNKFAWLRQLLEWQKDTRDESEFMETLKIDLFTDEVFVFTPKGDVINLPVGSTPVDFAYAIHSAIGNKMIGAKINGKMEPIDYKLKNGDIIDILTSSTIHGPSRDWLKIVKSSQAKSKINQWFKKEKREENIIRGKEMLERELKKQGLSYTQLFRNEWVEIVLRKYNFASQEDLYAGVGYGAITSNKVITRLKEEFKKTLKPEELEEILETIAQTKNDRKKKHTLESGVIVKGIDNCLVRLSRCCNPVPGDEIIGYITRGRGVSVHRSDCINISADQEEEERLIDVKWRSTNDVAYKADIVLMANDRTSLLLDVTNCITEAKIPIKAVNARTTKEQITIITLTLEITNTEQLEKIIKRLRKIDSVFDVTRNKQ; via the coding sequence TTGATAGACAGCTTTTCAGTACTTGTTGAGAAAGTTAGAAAATACGACCCTGGTTGCAGCTTTGAGATGCTTGAAAAAGCATACTCTGTTTCAAAAGCAGCACATATGGGTCAACAGAGAATATCAGGAGAGCCATACATTATTCATCCGGTTGAGGTTGCTATAATTTTAGCAGAGATTGAATTGGATTGTACGGCACTTGTTGCTGCCCTTTTACATGATACCATTGAAGATACAACATGTACTTACGATCAGTTGAAAGCTCAGTTTGGACAGGAAGTAGCAGAATTGGTGGACGGTGTTACCAAGTTGGGAAAAATCCCATTCACTACAAAGGAAGAGCAGCAGGTTGAAAATCTTCGCAAGATGTTTTTGGCCATGGCCAAGGATATCAGGGTTATTATGATAAAACTTGCCGACAGGCTTCATAATATGAGAACCCTGAATTACATGACTCAGGACAAACAACTTGAAAAAGCAAGAGAAACCCTTGAGATATACGCACCCCTTGCACATAGACTTGGTATTTCCAAAATTAAGTGGGAGCTTGAAGATATTTGTCTTAGGTATCTTGATCCAAAGGGATACTATGATCTTGTTGAAAAAATTAATACAAAGAGAAAACAAAGAGAAGCATATATAACAATAATTATTGATACTCTACGTGAAAAAACAAACGAACTAAGAATAGAAAATGCACAAATAGATGGGAGACCAAAGCACTTCTACAGTATTTACAGAAAGATGGTAAAGCAGAACAAGACACTGGATCAAATATATGACTTGTTTGCATTCCGTATAATTGTAAATTCTGTAAAAGATTGTTATGCGGTGCTGGGGCTTGTCCATGAACTATATAAACCTATGCCGGGCAGGTTCAAGGATTATATAGCCATGCCCAAACCAAATATGTACCAATCATTACATACAACATTGATTGGACCTGAAGGTCAGCCTTTTGAGGTTCAGATAAGAACATGGGATATGCACAGGGTTGCAGAGGTTGGTATTGCGGCTCATTGGAAATACAAGGAAGGAATTAACAACGCAAAGGATTCCGACAATAAATTTGCATGGCTCCGGCAGCTTTTGGAATGGCAAAAGGATACCAGAGACGAAAGCGAATTTATGGAAACACTCAAGATTGACCTGTTTACGGATGAGGTATTTGTATTTACTCCAAAAGGTGATGTAATAAATCTTCCTGTAGGCTCAACGCCTGTGGACTTTGCTTATGCAATACACAGTGCTATCGGTAACAAAATGATAGGTGCCAAGATAAACGGTAAAATGGAGCCTATTGATTATAAGCTGAAAAACGGCGATATAATAGACATTCTTACTTCCTCAACAATTCATGGCCCCAGCAGGGATTGGCTTAAAATTGTTAAGAGCAGTCAGGCGAAAAGTAAGATTAATCAGTGGTTCAAAAAGGAAAAGCGTGAAGAGAATATAATCAGGGGCAAGGAAATGCTTGAGCGTGAGCTTAAAAAGCAGGGCTTGTCCTATACACAGCTATTTCGAAACGAGTGGGTTGAAATTGTATTAAGAAAATACAATTTTGCATCTCAGGAAGATTTATATGCCGGAGTAGGATATGGAGCAATTACGTCAAACAAGGTTATAACCAGGCTAAAGGAAGAATTTAAAAAGACACTTAAACCTGAAGAGTTAGAAGAAATACTGGAAACAATTGCCCAGACAAAAAATGATAGAAAGAAAAAGCACACTCTTGAAAGCGGTGTAATAGTAAAGGGAATTGATAATTGCCTTGTGCGTTTATCAAGATGTTGTAACCCTGTTCCCGGTGATGAGATAATCGGGTATATAACCAGAGGCAGAGGTGTTTCAGTCCACAGAAGCGACTGTATAAATATTTCTGCTGATCAGGAAGAAGAAGAAAGGCTTATAGATGTAAAGTGGCGTTCTACCAATGATGTTGCCTATAAGGCAGATATAGTGCTTATGGCTAATGACAGGACTTCTCTCCTGCTGGATGTTACCAACTGTATCACAGAAGCAAAAATACCTATAAAGGCAGTCAATGCAAGGACTACCAAGGAACAGATTACGATTATAACTCTTACCCTTGAGATAACAAACACCGAGCAACTGGAAAAAATAATTAAAAGACTTAGGAAAATAGACAGCGTATTTGATGTAACCAGAAATAAACAATAA
- a CDS encoding adenine phosphoribosyltransferase encodes MDFKDKLRHVMDFPKEGIDFIDITTVLQDSEAFRECMDTFKTLAEKMGDFDIIVGSESRGFIFGAPLAYHMNKGFVPVRKKGKLPYKTVREEYDLEYGTDVLEMHSDAIKPGQRVLIVDDLLATGGTTQANIRLVEQLGGEVAGVIFFIELMSLNGRDKLKGYKVDSIVKF; translated from the coding sequence ATGGATTTTAAAGATAAACTCAGACATGTTATGGATTTTCCTAAGGAAGGCATCGATTTTATCGATATTACGACTGTTCTTCAGGATTCTGAGGCATTTAGAGAATGTATGGATACATTCAAGACACTGGCGGAAAAAATGGGAGATTTTGATATTATCGTAGGTTCAGAGTCAAGAGGATTTATTTTTGGTGCCCCCTTGGCATACCACATGAATAAAGGCTTTGTTCCTGTAAGAAAGAAAGGAAAACTTCCATACAAAACCGTACGTGAAGAATATGATCTGGAATACGGAACAGATGTCCTCGAAATGCATTCAGATGCAATTAAGCCGGGACAGAGAGTATTAATAGTTGATGATCTTCTTGCAACGGGCGGAACTACCCAAGCTAACATCAGACTTGTTGAGCAGCTGGGAGGAGAGGTTGCAGGTGTAATATTCTTTATAGAGCTTATGTCTCTGAATGGAAGAGATAAGCTTAAAGGCTATAAAGTTGATTCAATAGTAAAATTTTGA